Proteins encoded by one window of Salicibibacter halophilus:
- the istB gene encoding IS21-like element helper ATPase IstB: protein MTLKTQEEWHADVQSYAKELKLPMIRRHLAEHASEANLQDISYEAFLAKLLQKEQDARRESARYNRIRRAEFSQKKYLEDLSVQDLPEDAQKQLKTLKTLDFIREGRNAIFAGNAGTGKTHMAIGLGMKACLEGFKVWFTTVPILVNRIKETRAENTLRNFQSRFEKYDLVIADEMGYISFDKEGAEQLFTHLSLRAGRKSTIITTNLSFERWGEIFQDEVMTAAMIDRLTHQAHIVNMNGSSYRMKETKAWLGTQHSGVSQPS, encoded by the coding sequence TTGACACTCAAAACCCAAGAAGAATGGCACGCAGACGTTCAATCATACGCGAAAGAATTAAAGTTACCAATGATTCGCAGACACTTGGCTGAGCATGCGTCAGAAGCTAATCTGCAGGATATCAGCTATGAAGCCTTTCTGGCAAAACTTCTGCAAAAAGAACAGGACGCCCGACGGGAATCCGCCCGCTATAATCGCATCCGCCGGGCGGAGTTCAGCCAGAAAAAATACTTGGAAGACCTTTCCGTGCAAGACTTGCCTGAAGATGCCCAGAAACAGCTCAAGACCCTAAAAACTCTTGACTTTATCCGTGAAGGGCGGAATGCCATTTTTGCCGGAAACGCCGGGACGGGGAAGACCCACATGGCTATCGGCTTGGGGATGAAAGCTTGTTTAGAAGGGTTTAAAGTTTGGTTTACGACCGTCCCGATTCTTGTTAACCGCATCAAGGAAACACGGGCGGAGAACACCCTTCGTAACTTTCAAAGCCGATTTGAGAAATATGATCTGGTGATCGCTGATGAGATGGGCTATATCTCCTTTGATAAAGAAGGGGCGGAACAACTTTTCACCCATCTATCCCTTCGTGCGGGGCGCAAATCAACGATAATCACGACAAATCTATCTTTTGAACGTTGGGGGGAAATCTTTCAGGACGAAGTCATGACGGCAGCGATGATTGATCGCCTTACTCATCAAGCGCATATTGTCAATATGAACGGGAGCTCTTATCGCATGAAAGAGACCAAGGCTTGGCTGGGAACACAACATTCAGGCGTATCTCAGCCGTCATGA
- the acnA gene encoding aconitate hydratase AcnA — MGETNDMYQAKKTLNVGNETYHYYDLAALEKAGIGDVSKLPYSIKVLLESLLRQQDGKVISSEHVESLANWGTKDGGSEDVPFKPSRVILQDFTGVPAVVDLASLRKAMVDVGGDPSSIDPAIPADLVVDHSVQVDQFGTSDSLTRNMNLEFERNEERYKLLSWATQAFDNYSAVPPATGIVHQVNLEYLANVVHAKENDQGEKIAYPDTLVGTDSHTTMINGLGVLGWGVGGIEAEAGMLEQPSYFPAPEVVGVKLEGSLPEGATATDLALKVTQLLRSKNVVGKFVEFYGPGLKSMSLADRATISNMAPEYGATCGFFPVDEESLNYMRLTGRSEEQIALVKAYSEANGLFYSEDAVDPDYSEVVPLNLDTIEPALAGPKRPQDLIELGDMQQSFKEAVTGPEGNQGFGLNAAELDKQVEVTHPNGETSTLPTGAVTIAAITSCTNTSNPSVMIGAGLMAKKAVEKGLDVPAYVKTSLAPGSKVVTRYLEDSGLMPYLDELGFNLVGYGCTTCIGNTGPLPEEVEQAIADNDLLVSSVLSGNRNFEGRIHPLVRANYLASPPLVVAYALAGTVNVDLRNDSFGKDKDGNDIFFKDLWPSTTEVQTFIQENVSSEIFKEEYSSVFDNNERWNALQSKDDATLYDWDEASTYIQNPPFFENLSKDPQAIESLSGMRAIGKFGDSVTTDHISPAGSIAKDSPAGQYLQSKGLKPAQFNSYGSRRGNHEVMMRGTFANVRIRNQLAPGTEGGFTTHWPTGEVMPIYDAAMEYKKDNTGLVVLAGDDYGMGSSRDWAAKGTTLLGIKMVIAKSFERIHRSNLALMGVLPLQFKEGEGADELGLSGEETFRVDIDENVSPRQLVTVTAEDNDGKTKTFEAIVRFDSEVEIDYYRHGGILPMVLRDKLAAEAKA; from the coding sequence ATGGGAGAAACCAACGACATGTATCAGGCGAAGAAAACGCTGAATGTAGGAAATGAAACATACCATTATTATGACCTCGCCGCTTTGGAAAAAGCGGGTATCGGCGACGTCAGCAAGTTGCCTTATTCGATTAAAGTATTACTGGAATCTTTATTGAGACAACAAGACGGCAAAGTGATTTCTTCGGAACATGTGGAAAGCCTTGCCAACTGGGGAACGAAGGATGGCGGGAGCGAAGATGTTCCATTTAAACCATCCCGCGTAATCCTTCAGGATTTTACGGGGGTTCCCGCGGTTGTGGACCTGGCTTCCCTCCGAAAAGCGATGGTTGATGTCGGGGGCGACCCGTCGTCCATTGATCCGGCAATTCCGGCGGATCTCGTTGTCGATCACTCCGTGCAAGTGGATCAGTTCGGCACAAGCGATTCACTGACGCGGAATATGAATCTCGAATTTGAACGGAATGAAGAACGTTATAAGCTTTTGAGCTGGGCAACGCAAGCCTTTGATAATTACAGTGCCGTTCCGCCCGCGACCGGCATCGTTCACCAGGTGAACTTGGAATACTTGGCGAATGTTGTGCATGCAAAAGAAAACGATCAAGGGGAAAAGATCGCCTATCCGGACACCCTCGTCGGCACGGACTCCCACACGACGATGATTAACGGCCTCGGTGTTCTCGGATGGGGCGTCGGCGGTATTGAAGCGGAAGCCGGCATGTTGGAACAACCGTCTTATTTTCCGGCACCCGAAGTTGTCGGCGTGAAGCTTGAGGGCAGCCTTCCGGAGGGCGCGACCGCAACGGATTTGGCACTGAAAGTTACTCAGCTTTTGCGTTCCAAAAACGTCGTCGGCAAGTTCGTCGAATTTTATGGACCCGGTTTGAAGTCCATGTCCCTTGCAGACCGTGCCACGATTTCAAACATGGCACCGGAATACGGCGCAACGTGCGGCTTTTTCCCGGTGGATGAGGAATCGTTGAACTACATGCGTCTGACAGGACGAAGCGAAGAGCAAATCGCGCTCGTAAAGGCCTATAGTGAAGCAAATGGGTTGTTTTACAGTGAGGACGCTGTTGATCCGGATTATTCAGAAGTAGTTCCCTTGAATTTGGACACAATTGAACCGGCGTTGGCAGGTCCGAAGCGGCCTCAGGATTTGATTGAACTGGGTGATATGCAACAATCATTCAAAGAAGCCGTTACCGGTCCGGAGGGCAACCAAGGTTTTGGACTTAATGCAGCTGAATTGGACAAACAAGTGGAAGTTACGCATCCGAATGGCGAAACGTCCACGCTCCCTACTGGTGCCGTAACGATCGCGGCAATCACGAGTTGCACGAACACCTCCAACCCGTCCGTGATGATCGGTGCCGGATTAATGGCCAAAAAAGCGGTGGAAAAAGGGCTGGATGTTCCGGCGTATGTAAAAACATCTCTCGCACCCGGATCGAAAGTCGTTACTCGCTATCTTGAAGATTCAGGGCTAATGCCGTATTTGGACGAGCTCGGCTTCAATCTCGTCGGATATGGTTGTACGACTTGCATCGGCAACACGGGACCGCTTCCGGAAGAAGTGGAGCAAGCGATCGCGGACAATGATCTGCTCGTTTCCTCGGTACTAAGCGGAAACCGAAACTTTGAGGGTAGAATCCATCCGCTCGTGCGTGCGAATTACTTGGCTTCTCCGCCGCTCGTCGTTGCTTATGCACTCGCCGGAACCGTGAATGTCGATCTTAGAAATGATTCTTTCGGGAAAGACAAAGATGGCAATGACATCTTTTTCAAAGACCTATGGCCAAGTACGACTGAAGTACAGACCTTCATTCAGGAGAACGTTTCTTCCGAAATCTTTAAGGAAGAGTACAGCAGCGTATTTGACAATAATGAACGTTGGAATGCGTTACAATCTAAGGATGACGCAACCCTTTATGATTGGGATGAAGCGTCCACCTATATTCAGAACCCGCCGTTCTTTGAAAATCTTTCCAAAGATCCACAGGCGATTGAAAGCTTGAGTGGGATGAGAGCCATTGGTAAGTTCGGAGATTCGGTGACAACCGACCATATTTCTCCGGCAGGTTCTATTGCAAAAGACAGTCCGGCAGGACAGTATTTGCAATCAAAAGGATTAAAGCCGGCACAGTTTAACTCATACGGCTCCCGCCGCGGAAACCATGAAGTAATGATGCGGGGAACGTTCGCGAACGTACGTATTCGCAATCAGCTGGCACCCGGAACAGAAGGCGGCTTCACGACGCACTGGCCGACTGGTGAAGTCATGCCGATCTATGATGCGGCGATGGAATATAAAAAAGATAACACCGGACTCGTCGTGCTTGCAGGGGACGATTACGGGATGGGAAGTTCGCGTGACTGGGCAGCCAAGGGAACGACCCTCTTGGGCATTAAAATGGTCATCGCGAAAAGCTTTGAACGAATTCACCGCAGCAACCTTGCACTAATGGGCGTTCTGCCCCTTCAATTCAAAGAGGGCGAAGGCGCCGATGAACTAGGTCTAAGCGGTGAAGAAACATTCCGCGTAGACATCGACGAAAACGTCAGCCCGCGGCAACTCGTTACCGTTACGGCAGAAGACAACGATGGAAAGACGAAAACATTCGAAGCTATTGTTCGCTTCGACAGTGAAGTGGAAATTGACTATTACCGTCACGGCGGAATCCTGCCTATGGTTCTTCGCGACAAACTGGCGGCAGAAGCGAAAGCGTAA
- a CDS encoding DUF2621 family protein: MWLIALWSVFMIVFMFIGGFFMFRKFLKRLPKDDGHSILDWQDYYIEKTRHLWTRDQSNLLEELVSPVPELFRDIAREKIAGKIGELALQERAEQMTEDLIIRGYILATPKRDHKFLRKKLDEKEMDYSQYEQLF; the protein is encoded by the coding sequence ATGTGGTTGATTGCCCTTTGGTCTGTGTTCATGATTGTGTTCATGTTTATCGGCGGTTTTTTTATGTTTCGAAAGTTCCTGAAGCGTCTTCCGAAAGATGATGGGCACTCCATCCTCGATTGGCAAGACTATTATATTGAAAAAACCCGCCATCTGTGGACACGCGATCAGAGTAATTTATTGGAAGAACTCGTCTCTCCCGTTCCTGAATTGTTCAGGGACATCGCCCGTGAAAAAATTGCGGGGAAAATTGGAGAACTCGCTTTACAAGAGCGCGCAGAACAAATGACGGAAGACTTGATTATCCGCGGGTATATTTTGGCCACCCCGAAACGCGACCATAAATTTTTGCGAAAAAAACTGGATGAAAAAGAGATGGATTACAGCCAATATGAACAGCTGTTTTAA
- a CDS encoding CcdC family protein gives MGNITETTLIFILTTIGAAMMGTFAIIVRMKAIKKPASVKKIIIPPIMMSTGFLMFLYEPTHLPLARIVTPLMVGAAASYLLIRTSRFEIHNGDIYMKRSKLFIFLLLGLLIVRVLIKLVMGEQIHLAQMAGMFFLLAYGMILPWRIAMLLMFRKKQQEVNEPIMDIPMRERT, from the coding sequence GTGGGCAACATAACGGAAACAACATTAATCTTTATACTTACAACGATTGGCGCGGCTATGATGGGGACGTTTGCCATCATTGTACGAATGAAAGCAATTAAAAAACCGGCGTCTGTCAAAAAAATCATTATTCCACCGATCATGATGAGTACCGGTTTTTTAATGTTTTTATACGAACCAACGCATCTTCCCCTTGCCCGTATTGTAACGCCCCTGATGGTCGGTGCCGCCGCTTCCTATTTATTGATTCGCACGTCACGCTTTGAAATACACAACGGCGATATTTATATGAAAAGATCCAAATTGTTCATTTTTTTATTGTTAGGGTTGCTCATAGTCCGAGTGCTCATAAAGCTGGTCATGGGCGAACAAATTCATCTTGCTCAAATGGCAGGAATGTTTTTCCTGCTCGCTTACGGGATGATCCTTCCGTGGCGCATTGCCATGCTTCTTATGTTTCGAAAGAAACAACAAGAAGTAAATGAACCGATCATGGACATCCCCATGAGAGAAAGAACATAA
- a CDS encoding YneF family protein, whose protein sequence is MSTIWVVLIAMAALLVGLVGGFFIARKTMVNYMKKNPPINEQMLRVMMMQMGQNPSQKKINQMMKAMQKEQGKK, encoded by the coding sequence ATGAGCACGATTTGGGTTGTGTTGATCGCGATGGCAGCCTTGCTCGTAGGTCTTGTGGGAGGGTTTTTCATTGCCCGGAAAACAATGGTCAATTATATGAAGAAAAACCCGCCTATCAATGAACAAATGCTGCGCGTGATGATGATGCAAATGGGACAAAATCCATCCCAAAAGAAAATCAATCAGATGATGAAAGCAATGCAAAAAGAACAGGGGAAAAAATAA
- a CDS encoding transposase gives MGRPTLQKLLTYVSKVYGIGEKIKRAKDGRKDPDILASTICSILMLGCLWRMPSLNVLDQWVKFGRFKKLFPGVRLPRVDAVRESLSQYDLEPLQAMHDDTIRKAKRNKVFQQGTMKGRVVVALDGFELFESKVKECDACLTRVIDGETHYYHQGVACMTIGSDPHVILGIDHLHPRDEKDDDEGELTGGKRLIRNLYEQHHHFADVIVGDALYANAPFINDVRAIGMDAIVRVKNKRLNLVKDALGLFQKRDSDAQWTHEDPEPKGKQTKRKQKHIHVEAWDEEGFEMGGVPEPVRFLRFRETITQNMYQGKTVERVETIKEVWVVTTLGKHVPTKDVWEMIHERWDIENNGFRELKTKWHIHHCFMHHPRAIEAMVMFIMIAFNLFQLYTFRRVKDFWNKGMTLSFLIEEFRIDAVREDVPLYALLE, from the coding sequence GTGGGTAGACCTACTTTGCAAAAACTACTCACCTATGTGTCTAAGGTATATGGAATCGGCGAAAAAATCAAGAGGGCAAAGGACGGAAGAAAAGATCCGGACATTCTAGCATCGACGATATGCTCTATCCTTATGCTGGGTTGTCTGTGGCGCATGCCGAGCTTGAATGTGTTGGACCAATGGGTGAAATTTGGGCGATTCAAAAAGCTTTTCCCTGGCGTTCGCTTGCCCCGTGTTGATGCCGTGCGTGAGTCTTTAAGTCAGTATGATTTGGAGCCTTTACAGGCGATGCATGACGATACGATTCGCAAGGCAAAGCGAAACAAAGTTTTCCAACAGGGAACGATGAAGGGACGAGTGGTCGTTGCTCTGGATGGATTTGAACTGTTTGAAAGCAAGGTGAAAGAATGTGACGCATGCTTAACCCGTGTCATTGATGGCGAAACCCATTATTACCATCAAGGCGTCGCTTGCATGACGATCGGCTCTGATCCTCACGTGATCCTTGGAATCGACCACTTACATCCCAGGGATGAGAAAGATGACGATGAGGGCGAACTCACAGGCGGGAAACGACTCATCCGAAACCTTTATGAGCAACATCATCATTTTGCCGATGTGATCGTGGGTGATGCCCTGTATGCCAATGCCCCTTTTATCAATGACGTACGCGCCATTGGCATGGATGCGATCGTTCGCGTCAAAAACAAACGTTTGAATCTCGTCAAAGATGCGCTGGGGCTTTTTCAAAAGCGTGACTCTGACGCTCAATGGACCCACGAGGACCCGGAGCCAAAGGGCAAGCAAACGAAGAGAAAACAAAAGCATATCCATGTCGAAGCATGGGATGAAGAAGGATTTGAAATGGGAGGCGTTCCCGAGCCCGTCCGCTTTCTGAGATTCCGCGAGACGATCACGCAAAACATGTATCAAGGCAAGACCGTCGAACGCGTCGAGACCATCAAAGAGGTTTGGGTGGTGACCACGCTCGGTAAACATGTGCCGACCAAAGACGTTTGGGAAATGATTCACGAAAGATGGGATATTGAAAATAACGGCTTTCGGGAACTCAAAACCAAGTGGCATATACACCACTGCTTTATGCACCATCCACGCGCCATCGAAGCCATGGTCATGTTCATCATGATCGCGTTTAACTTATTTCAACTCTATACTTTCCGCAGGGTGAAAGATTTTTGGAACAAGGGGATGACCCTGTCTTTTCTTATCGAAGAGTTCAGAATCGATGCGGTCAGGGAGGATGTTCCCCTTTATGCGCTGTTAGAATAA
- the sirA gene encoding sporulation inhibitor of replication protein SirA encodes MHRYDIYLLNQEIARQFIQMENKLFHLFKEYETVPSLRQEAQKQVDYICRPISIHHLGEWLSSAQITSFPQGEGDGFVYYLEGSEGVKLMLSERRVQIWSTLDMEDEWLWFDHLQAYDPYFFACDVEREKYGWLKPIKMHMHLFG; translated from the coding sequence TTGCACCGATACGATATTTATCTTCTAAACCAGGAAATCGCACGGCAATTTATTCAAATGGAAAACAAACTCTTCCATCTTTTTAAAGAGTATGAGACGGTACCCTCCCTTCGGCAAGAGGCTCAAAAACAAGTCGATTATATTTGCCGGCCCATTTCGATCCATCATTTGGGAGAATGGCTTTCTTCCGCTCAAATAACCTCCTTTCCACAAGGGGAGGGGGATGGTTTCGTCTATTATTTGGAAGGGAGCGAAGGAGTGAAATTAATGCTGTCCGAAAGAAGGGTGCAAATTTGGAGCACCCTTGATATGGAGGACGAATGGTTGTGGTTCGATCATTTGCAGGCGTATGACCCTTATTTTTTTGCTTGTGATGTGGAGCGGGAAAAATACGGGTGGTTGAAGCCGATCAAGATGCATATGCATCTTTTCGGATAA